A window from Microbacterium ginsengiterrae encodes these proteins:
- a CDS encoding LacI family DNA-binding transcriptional regulator, with product MSTIADVAARAGVSKATASRALSGRGYVSPETRARVERAAEALSYVAHSSATSLATGRTMTVGVIVPSIERWFFSELLAGAQEALIDAGYDLTLFCLPEHSAARRRVFDDVLPRRRYDGLIAAGVQPEAGEMDQLIRADRPVVCVGPHNDVVDNISIDDAAAAAIATEHLIDLGHTEIAFIGGAASAAGFSVSDRLRLEGHRAAMTAAGLRTRTRVSLASGGMPSGYEAAVDLLGNRRTRPTAVVGVCDEVAIGTIIAARRLGIAVPTELSVVGVDDHEYAEMFALTTIRQQPREQGREAVRMLMRRLDDPDSARQHAVAASALVVRNSSTAPR from the coding sequence ATGAGCACGATCGCGGACGTCGCCGCCCGTGCCGGCGTCTCCAAGGCCACCGCCAGTCGCGCGCTGAGCGGTCGTGGCTATGTGTCCCCCGAGACCAGGGCCAGGGTCGAACGCGCCGCAGAGGCGCTGTCCTACGTCGCCCATTCCTCGGCGACGAGCCTCGCCACCGGACGCACCATGACGGTGGGGGTCATCGTCCCCTCGATCGAACGATGGTTCTTCTCCGAACTGCTCGCCGGCGCGCAGGAGGCGTTGATCGACGCGGGATACGACCTCACTCTGTTCTGCCTTCCGGAGCACTCCGCCGCCCGCCGTCGCGTGTTCGACGACGTCCTCCCCCGGCGCCGGTATGACGGACTGATCGCCGCTGGCGTCCAGCCGGAGGCCGGCGAGATGGATCAGTTGATCAGAGCCGATCGTCCGGTCGTCTGCGTCGGCCCGCACAACGACGTCGTCGACAACATCTCGATCGACGACGCCGCAGCCGCCGCCATCGCCACTGAACACCTCATCGACCTCGGGCACACCGAGATCGCCTTCATCGGCGGCGCCGCGAGCGCGGCCGGGTTCAGCGTCAGTGATCGCCTCCGCCTCGAAGGTCACCGCGCGGCGATGACGGCAGCAGGCCTGAGGACACGGACGAGGGTGAGCCTGGCGTCCGGCGGCATGCCGAGCGGCTACGAGGCCGCCGTCGACCTGCTCGGCAACCGGCGCACGCGGCCGACCGCCGTCGTTGGCGTGTGCGACGAGGTCGCGATCGGCACGATCATCGCGGCGCGCCGGCTCGGCATCGCCGTGCCGACCGAGTTGAGCGTCGTCGGCGTCGACGACCACGAGTACGCGGAGATGTTCGCGCTGACGACGATCCGTCAGCAGCCGCGCGAGCAGGGCCGCGAGGCCGTTCGGATGCTCATGCGACGACTCGATGACCCCGACTCCGCGCGGCAGCATGCGGTCGCGGCATCCGCCCTCGTGGTGCGCAACTCCTCCACCGCCCCTCGGTGA
- a CDS encoding carbohydrate ABC transporter permease: protein MSDTLRSATLETAAVTTGGKLNASAGRTRQRLSKPWASVASIVIAVLWTIPTLGLFISSFRPRDQILTSGWWEFFLNPQVTGENYVDVLASGTTQLTMLESFVNSIAITIPATLVPLMIASMAAYAFAWIDFKGRNFLFIFIFALQIVPIQMALVPLLSTFSRGLSIFGLQVTLPLGASDGYAQVWLAHSMFALPLAIYLLHNFMSQIPGEIIEAARVDGASRGQIFFRIVLPLTMPAIASVAIFQFLWVWNDLLVALVFADGGAAPITKLLAEITGTRGNDWHLLTAGAFVSIIVPLIVFFALQRYFVRGLLAGSTKG from the coding sequence ATGAGCGACACACTGCGCAGCGCCACCCTCGAGACGGCGGCTGTGACCACCGGAGGGAAGCTCAACGCGTCGGCGGGCAGGACGCGGCAGCGGCTCTCGAAGCCCTGGGCCTCTGTCGCGTCGATCGTGATCGCCGTGTTGTGGACCATCCCCACGCTCGGTCTGTTCATCTCGTCGTTCCGACCCCGGGACCAGATCCTCACGAGCGGCTGGTGGGAGTTCTTCCTCAACCCGCAGGTCACGGGTGAGAACTACGTCGACGTGCTCGCGTCCGGTACGACCCAGCTGACCATGCTGGAGTCGTTCGTGAACTCGATCGCGATCACGATCCCGGCGACCCTCGTGCCGCTCATGATCGCGTCCATGGCGGCGTACGCGTTCGCCTGGATCGACTTCAAGGGCCGCAACTTCCTGTTCATCTTCATCTTCGCGCTGCAGATCGTGCCTATCCAGATGGCGCTGGTGCCGCTGCTGAGCACGTTCTCGCGCGGACTGAGCATCTTCGGGCTCCAGGTGACGCTGCCGCTGGGGGCATCCGACGGATACGCACAGGTCTGGCTCGCGCACTCGATGTTCGCGCTTCCGCTCGCGATCTACCTGCTGCACAACTTCATGTCGCAGATCCCTGGCGAGATCATCGAGGCGGCGCGAGTGGACGGCGCGTCGCGCGGGCAGATCTTCTTCCGCATCGTGCTGCCGTTGACGATGCCGGCGATCGCCTCCGTCGCGATCTTCCAGTTCCTGTGGGTCTGGAACGACCTGCTCGTGGCATTGGTGTTCGCCGACGGCGGCGCAGCGCCGATCACGAAGCTGCTGGCGGAGATCACCGGCACGAGAGGCAACGACTGGCACCTGCTCACGGCGGGGGCGTTCGTGTCGATCATCGTGCCGCTGATCGTGTTCTTCGCTCTGCAGCGGTACTTCGTGCGAGGCCTGCTCGCCGGCTCGACCAAGGGCTGA
- a CDS encoding glucose-6-phosphate dehydrogenase, whose product MDAATTLVIFGSTGDLTSRLLLPALGQLLTVAPERRIRVIGVGTADWTAEQQQKVVRDSFAAADAEAALECVEVEYRRADITVAAELKKLLKDLDGQVALYFAVPPAVAAAACEAMTPEMLPDGVMLALEKPFGTDEESAAALNRRLTALVDEKQVFRVDHFLGKSTTLNLLGARFANRLLEPLWSAESIESVSIVYDEKLGLEGRAGYYDGAGALVDMLQSHLLQVLAVVAMEQPATIGEADLREATSAVLRATRVWGDDPTSSSRRARYTAGSIDGVDKPSYVDEPGVEPERRTETLAAATFEVRNARWTGVPFTLRSGKAIGDPAREVVVRFKAVRHVPDGLRGSADGAVVRFSLGPDRMSLDLNLNGAGDPLVLERATLSADLGPGQLMAYAEVLSCILDADAMLSVRGDAAERCWAIVQPILDAWANDEVPLDEYVAGSRGPEHWPFLG is encoded by the coding sequence ATGGATGCTGCGACCACCCTCGTGATCTTCGGATCGACCGGCGACCTCACGTCGCGCCTCCTGCTGCCGGCGCTCGGCCAGCTCCTCACGGTGGCACCGGAGCGCCGCATCAGGGTGATCGGGGTGGGGACGGCCGACTGGACCGCCGAGCAGCAGCAGAAGGTCGTCCGGGACTCCTTCGCCGCGGCAGACGCGGAGGCGGCCCTCGAGTGCGTCGAGGTCGAGTATCGCCGCGCCGACATAACCGTTGCCGCCGAGCTGAAGAAGCTCCTCAAGGACCTCGACGGCCAGGTCGCCCTGTACTTCGCCGTGCCGCCCGCCGTCGCCGCTGCCGCCTGCGAGGCGATGACGCCGGAGATGCTCCCGGACGGGGTCATGCTCGCTCTCGAGAAGCCGTTCGGCACGGACGAGGAGAGCGCGGCCGCGCTCAACAGAAGACTGACGGCCCTCGTCGACGAGAAGCAGGTCTTCCGGGTCGACCACTTCCTCGGCAAGTCGACCACTCTGAACCTGCTCGGGGCCCGGTTCGCGAACAGACTGCTCGAACCGCTGTGGTCCGCCGAGAGCATCGAGTCGGTCAGCATCGTCTACGACGAGAAGCTCGGGCTCGAAGGTCGGGCCGGCTACTACGACGGGGCGGGCGCCCTCGTCGACATGCTGCAGAGCCACCTTCTGCAGGTACTCGCGGTCGTCGCCATGGAGCAGCCGGCGACGATCGGCGAGGCGGATCTGCGCGAGGCGACCTCGGCGGTGCTGCGCGCCACACGGGTGTGGGGCGACGATCCCACGTCATCCTCCCGCCGGGCGCGCTACACGGCGGGCAGCATCGACGGTGTCGACAAGCCCTCGTACGTCGACGAGCCGGGAGTCGAGCCCGAGCGCCGCACCGAGACGCTCGCCGCCGCGACGTTCGAGGTGCGCAACGCCCGCTGGACCGGTGTCCCGTTCACGCTGCGCTCCGGCAAGGCCATCGGCGATCCCGCCCGTGAGGTCGTGGTCCGGTTCAAGGCGGTGCGGCACGTGCCTGACGGGCTGCGCGGCTCGGCCGATGGGGCCGTCGTCCGGTTCTCGCTCGGTCCGGATCGGATGTCGCTCGACCTCAACCTCAACGGTGCCGGCGACCCGCTGGTGCTCGAGCGGGCGACGCTGTCCGCGGATCTCGGCCCCGGCCAGCTCATGGCCTACGCCGAGGTGCTCTCCTGCATCCTCGACGCCGACGCGATGCTGTCGGTGCGCGGCGATGCCGCGGAACGCTGCTGGGCGATCGTCCAGCCGATCCTGGATGCGTGGGCGAACGACGAGGTTCCGTTGGACGAGTACGTCGCAGGATCCCGAGGGCCTGAGCACTGGCCGTTCCTCGGCTGA
- a CDS encoding ABC transporter substrate-binding protein, producing MAQSQRYRRLAPLALLGAAGIALAGCGAPGAPEGGGGDGGDGGSSTVTIYGTIVDSEAELLQESWADWAAENDIEIKYEGSQDFETQLGTRAQGGNPPDIAIFPQPGLFADFASRDFLKPAPEEVEKNANEYWTEDWVNYGTYDGTFYGAPLMANVKGWIWYSPTQFEEWGVEVPETLDDLKTLTDTIQSTTGTPAWCAGFESGTATGWPGTDWIEDYVLRQAGPDVYDQWVTNEVKFTDPQIKEAFDSVGEILLNPANVNAGFGDVRSINSTAFGDVAPALADGKCALTHQASFLSGFFPEGTTIAEDGDVWAFMLPGESAGDSAVTGAGEIVGAFSDSEATQKVLAYLSSPEWANSRVSLGGVTSANNGLDPANAQDPILQETIKILQDPDTTFRFDASDLMPGAVGAGTFWKGMVAWVNGDATDKVLEQIESGWPAG from the coding sequence ATGGCACAGTCACAGCGATATCGGCGTCTTGCGCCGCTCGCCCTGCTCGGGGCCGCGGGCATCGCCCTTGCCGGTTGCGGTGCACCCGGTGCGCCGGAAGGCGGCGGTGGTGACGGCGGAGACGGCGGCAGCAGCACCGTCACCATCTACGGAACGATCGTCGACAGCGAGGCCGAACTCCTGCAGGAGTCCTGGGCCGACTGGGCGGCGGAGAACGACATCGAGATCAAGTACGAAGGAAGTCAGGACTTCGAGACCCAGCTGGGGACGCGCGCGCAGGGTGGCAACCCGCCCGACATCGCGATCTTCCCGCAGCCCGGTCTGTTCGCCGACTTCGCATCGCGCGACTTCCTCAAGCCCGCGCCCGAAGAGGTCGAGAAGAACGCCAACGAGTACTGGACCGAGGACTGGGTCAACTACGGCACCTATGACGGCACGTTCTACGGCGCGCCGCTGATGGCCAACGTCAAGGGCTGGATCTGGTACTCCCCGACGCAGTTCGAGGAGTGGGGTGTCGAGGTCCCCGAGACCCTCGATGACCTGAAGACCCTCACGGACACCATCCAGTCGACCACCGGCACCCCGGCATGGTGCGCCGGCTTCGAGTCGGGCACGGCGACCGGCTGGCCGGGCACGGACTGGATCGAGGACTACGTCCTCCGCCAGGCGGGCCCCGACGTCTACGACCAGTGGGTGACCAACGAGGTGAAGTTCACCGACCCGCAGATCAAGGAGGCGTTCGACTCGGTCGGTGAGATCCTGCTGAACCCGGCGAACGTCAACGCCGGTTTCGGTGACGTCCGCTCCATCAACTCGACGGCGTTCGGTGACGTCGCCCCCGCGCTGGCGGACGGCAAGTGCGCGCTGACGCACCAGGCGTCGTTCCTGTCCGGGTTCTTCCCCGAGGGCACCACCATCGCCGAGGACGGCGATGTCTGGGCCTTCATGCTCCCCGGTGAGAGCGCGGGCGACAGCGCGGTGACCGGTGCCGGTGAGATCGTCGGCGCGTTCAGCGACTCCGAGGCCACGCAGAAGGTGCTCGCGTACCTGTCGAGCCCCGAGTGGGCCAACAGCCGCGTGAGCCTGGGTGGCGTGACCTCCGCGAACAACGGTCTCGACCCCGCCAACGCGCAGGACCCCATCCTGCAGGAGACCATCAAGATCCTGCAGGACCCCGACACCACGTTCCGCTTCGACGCCAGCGACCTGATGCCGGGTGCTGTCGGGGCCGGCACGTTCTGGAAGGGAATGGTCGCCTGGGTCAACGGCGACGCGACGGACAAGGTCCTCGAGCAGATCGAGTCGGGCTGGCCGGCAGGCTGA
- the rplJ gene encoding 50S ribosomal protein L10, giving the protein MAQKDASVAELTKNFENSNAVLLTEYRGLTVAQLKELRNSIRQDAEYAVVKNTLTKIAANNAGISALDDDLKGPSAVAFVHGDFVATAKALRDFAKANPLLVIKGGVFEGNSLTADEVNKYASLESREVLLAKAAGMMKATMGKAAATIDALREKLETAEAA; this is encoded by the coding sequence ATGGCGCAGAAGGATGCATCGGTTGCCGAGCTCACGAAGAACTTCGAGAACTCGAACGCCGTCCTGCTGACCGAGTACCGCGGTCTGACGGTTGCCCAGCTCAAGGAGCTGCGCAACAGCATCCGTCAGGACGCTGAGTACGCCGTGGTGAAGAACACGCTGACCAAGATCGCGGCCAACAACGCCGGGATCTCTGCGCTGGACGACGACCTCAAGGGTCCGTCGGCTGTCGCATTCGTGCACGGCGACTTCGTCGCCACCGCGAAGGCTCTTCGTGATTTCGCCAAGGCCAACCCGCTTCTCGTGATCAAGGGCGGCGTGTTCGAGGGCAACTCGCTCACCGCCGACGAGGTCAACAAGTACGCCTCGCTCGAGAGCCGTGAGGTTCTGCTTGCGAAGGCTGCGGGCATGATGAAGGCGACGATGGGCAAGGCTGCCGCCACCATCGACGCGCTTCGCGAAAAGCTGGAGACCGCAGAGGCCGCGTGA
- the rplL gene encoding 50S ribosomal protein L7/L12, whose product MAKLTTEELLEQFADLTLVELSEFVKAFEEKFDVTAAAPVAVAGAGGAGAAEEVEEKDSFDVILEAAGDKKIQVIKAVRELTSLGLGEAKAVVDGAPKAVLEGANKETAEKAKEALEGAGATVTLK is encoded by the coding sequence ATGGCTAAGCTCACCACTGAGGAGCTGCTCGAGCAGTTCGCCGACCTGACCCTCGTCGAGCTCAGCGAGTTCGTCAAGGCGTTCGAGGAGAAGTTCGACGTCACCGCTGCTGCTCCCGTCGCCGTTGCCGGCGCCGGTGGCGCAGGCGCTGCAGAAGAGGTTGAGGAGAAGGACTCCTTCGACGTCATCCTCGAGGCTGCCGGCGACAAGAAGATCCAGGTCATCAAGGCTGTCCGCGAGCTCACCTCGCTCGGCCTCGGCGAGGCCAAGGCTGTCGTCGACGGTGCTCCGAAGGCTGTCCTTGAGGGCGCCAACAAGGAGACCGCCGAGAAGGCGAAGGAGGCCCTGGAGGGCGCCGGCGCCACGGTTACGCTCAAGTAA
- a CDS encoding glycoside hydrolase family 15 protein, whose protein sequence is MPAPIEDYALLSDCRTSALVSRDGAIDWLCLPRFDAASIFGALLGEPAHGNWTLRPTDPSATARRWYLSDTFILVTRWECADGIAEVQEFMPMTEDRTDVVRRVIGIEGDVAFRTELRLRFDYSRALPWVRQVGTPGDPALSAIAGPDAVVVRGVPLTPVDHAHAADFRVTAGGSRELVLTWYPSHQEEPPPLDIEDAVARTRAWWQGWASSIDCPGPYKQAAVRSLLVLRALTHRDTGGIVAAPTTSLPEQFGGSRNWDYRFVWLRDAALTLEALIAHGFLEEVHHWRRWLLRAVAGEPSEVQIMYGIAGERDLPERELDCLPGYLGAAPVRVGNGAVEQYQGDVLGEVLVALEAARLAGLTESAFSWSLQRALIERVLDGIDRPDNGIWEIRGPLRWFTHSRVMMWAALDRGVRAVREHGLEGDADRWERGRDRLEAEIDERGVHPDGYFRQHYDTDEVDASLLTLAQVGFCAADDPRMLRTVEQMEQTLMRDGLLMRYRTSSGVDGLAGGEHPFLACSFWLVEQYATSGREEEARELMDRLVGFVNDVGLLSEEYDIDEGRQAGNMPQAFSHLTLVRAADAVIGHSGRAAHRL, encoded by the coding sequence ATGCCGGCTCCTATCGAGGATTACGCACTTCTCAGCGACTGTCGGACCTCCGCGCTCGTCTCCAGGGACGGGGCGATCGACTGGCTCTGCCTCCCGCGCTTCGACGCCGCGTCGATCTTCGGCGCGCTGCTGGGGGAGCCGGCCCACGGCAACTGGACGCTGCGGCCCACCGACCCGTCGGCGACCGCCCGCCGCTGGTATCTCTCGGACACGTTCATCCTCGTCACGCGGTGGGAATGCGCCGACGGCATCGCGGAGGTGCAGGAGTTCATGCCGATGACGGAGGACAGGACGGACGTCGTCCGCCGCGTCATCGGGATCGAAGGCGACGTCGCTTTCCGGACGGAACTGCGCCTGCGCTTCGACTACTCGCGTGCTCTGCCCTGGGTGAGACAGGTGGGGACACCCGGCGATCCCGCCCTGAGCGCGATCGCCGGGCCGGACGCCGTCGTCGTCCGCGGCGTCCCCCTGACGCCGGTCGACCATGCGCACGCCGCGGATTTCCGTGTGACCGCCGGTGGGAGCAGGGAACTCGTCCTCACCTGGTACCCGTCGCATCAGGAGGAACCGCCGCCGCTCGACATCGAGGACGCCGTCGCCAGGACCCGCGCGTGGTGGCAGGGGTGGGCGAGCTCCATCGACTGCCCTGGTCCCTACAAGCAGGCTGCCGTGCGGTCGCTGCTGGTGCTGCGTGCGCTCACCCACCGCGACACCGGCGGGATCGTCGCTGCCCCGACGACGTCTCTGCCGGAGCAGTTCGGCGGGTCGCGCAACTGGGACTACCGCTTCGTCTGGCTGAGGGATGCGGCCCTCACCCTCGAGGCACTGATCGCGCACGGGTTCCTCGAGGAGGTCCACCACTGGCGGCGCTGGCTGCTGCGCGCGGTGGCGGGGGAGCCGTCCGAGGTGCAGATCATGTACGGCATCGCCGGTGAACGTGACCTCCCCGAGCGGGAACTCGACTGCCTGCCCGGATATCTCGGTGCCGCCCCCGTCCGCGTCGGCAACGGCGCCGTCGAGCAGTATCAGGGCGATGTGCTCGGCGAAGTGCTCGTCGCCCTCGAGGCGGCGCGGCTCGCGGGGCTCACCGAGAGCGCGTTCTCCTGGTCGCTGCAACGGGCTCTGATCGAGCGCGTGCTCGACGGGATCGATCGTCCGGACAACGGGATCTGGGAGATCCGCGGCCCGCTCCGGTGGTTCACGCACTCCCGCGTGATGATGTGGGCAGCGCTCGACCGAGGGGTGCGCGCCGTGCGCGAACACGGACTCGAGGGCGACGCCGACCGGTGGGAGCGGGGGCGCGACCGGCTGGAGGCCGAGATCGACGAGCGCGGCGTGCACCCTGACGGCTACTTCCGACAGCATTACGACACCGACGAGGTGGATGCATCGCTGCTGACGCTGGCGCAGGTGGGCTTCTGCGCGGCCGACGACCCGAGGATGCTGCGCACAGTGGAGCAGATGGAGCAGACCTTGATGCGCGACGGCCTGCTGATGCGGTACCGCACCTCGTCCGGAGTGGACGGGCTCGCCGGCGGCGAGCATCCCTTCCTCGCCTGCAGCTTCTGGCTCGTCGAGCAGTATGCGACCAGCGGGCGGGAGGAGGAGGCGCGAGAACTGATGGACCGGCTCGTCGGATTCGTCAACGACGTCGGCCTGCTCTCCGAGGAGTACGACATCGACGAAGGGCGTCAGGCCGGGAACATGCCCCAGGCCTTCTCGCACCTCACGCTCGTGCGGGCGGCGGATGCGGTGATCGGCCACAGCGGGCGGGCGGCCCACCGGCTCTGA
- a CDS encoding cystathionine beta-synthase, whose product MDYAEHIVDLVGNTPLVKLQHVTEGVACTVLVKLEYLNPGGSAKDRIATRIIDAAEAEGLLAPGGTIVEPTSGNTGVGLALVAQQRGYRCVFVLPDKVGEDKIDVLRAYGAEIVMTPTSVPADSPESYYSVSDRLAAEIPGAFKPNQYENQNGPRSHYETTGPEIWRDTDGKVTHFVAGVGTGGTITGTGRYLRDVSDDRVRIIGIDPEGSVYSGGTGRPYLVEGVGEDIWPGTYDPSVPHEIVPVDDAESFAMTRRLAREEGILVGGSSGMAVAGALRVAKTLPANAVMVVLLPDGGRGYLSKIFNDSWMRSYGFNDVSEGETVADVLQARTAGRGGQGAIPDLVHAHPSDTVHDAIEMMTEFAVSQLVVLSAEPPVMMGEVVGTVDERGLLDLLFRDGAKPTDAVGDHVGERLPLIGIHATVAQARAALAEADALLVTMDGRPHTVLTRQDLVAYLAR is encoded by the coding sequence ATGGACTACGCCGAGCACATCGTCGACCTCGTCGGCAACACCCCTCTGGTCAAGCTGCAGCACGTGACCGAGGGCGTCGCCTGCACGGTGCTCGTCAAGCTCGAATACCTCAACCCCGGCGGATCGGCGAAGGATCGTATCGCCACACGCATCATCGATGCGGCAGAGGCCGAAGGGCTCCTCGCCCCCGGCGGGACGATCGTGGAGCCGACGAGCGGCAACACCGGAGTCGGACTCGCGCTCGTCGCCCAGCAGCGCGGATACCGCTGCGTGTTCGTGCTGCCGGACAAGGTCGGCGAGGACAAGATCGACGTGCTGCGTGCGTACGGCGCGGAGATCGTGATGACGCCGACGAGTGTCCCCGCGGACAGCCCCGAGTCTTACTACAGCGTGAGCGACCGGCTCGCCGCCGAGATCCCGGGGGCGTTCAAGCCCAACCAGTACGAGAACCAGAACGGCCCCCGCAGCCACTACGAGACGACGGGCCCCGAGATCTGGCGTGACACCGACGGGAAGGTCACCCACTTCGTCGCGGGTGTCGGCACCGGCGGCACCATCACGGGGACGGGGCGGTACCTCCGCGACGTCTCCGACGATCGGGTGCGCATCATCGGCATCGACCCGGAGGGCAGCGTCTACTCCGGGGGCACCGGTCGCCCCTATCTCGTCGAGGGGGTTGGCGAGGACATCTGGCCCGGCACCTACGACCCGAGCGTCCCCCACGAGATCGTGCCCGTCGATGACGCGGAATCCTTCGCGATGACCCGACGGCTCGCCAGGGAGGAGGGGATCCTCGTCGGCGGGTCCAGCGGCATGGCCGTCGCCGGCGCGTTGCGCGTGGCGAAGACCCTTCCGGCGAATGCCGTCATGGTGGTGCTGCTGCCGGACGGCGGCCGCGGCTACCTCTCGAAGATCTTCAACGACTCGTGGATGCGCTCCTACGGCTTCAACGACGTCAGCGAGGGGGAGACGGTCGCCGATGTGCTGCAGGCCCGTACTGCCGGCCGCGGCGGGCAGGGCGCGATCCCCGACCTCGTCCACGCGCACCCGAGTGACACCGTGCACGACGCGATCGAGATGATGACCGAGTTCGCGGTGTCGCAGCTGGTCGTGCTGAGCGCGGAGCCACCGGTCATGATGGGAGAGGTCGTCGGCACCGTCGACGAGCGCGGCCTGCTGGACCTGCTCTTCCGGGACGGCGCGAAACCGACCGATGCGGTGGGCGACCACGTCGGCGAGCGGCTTCCGCTCATCGGCATCCATGCGACCGTCGCACAGGCCCGCGCTGCGCTCGCCGAGGCCGACGCACTCCTGGTGACAATGGACGGGCGTCCGCACACGGTGCTCACCCGCCAGGACCTCGTCGCCTACCTCGCACGATGA
- a CDS encoding YqaJ viral recombinase family protein: MTPELQARIVADSRDRVAWLRARARGITATDVAGLSGEKSIARAADAKLGGGARFGGNAYTDHGRRREPEIAAWVAATHGIRPSSALFRAEVEQRHLATPDGIVQDAAGRILLAEIKTTNKNWRTIPRTYLRQVWWQQHVLGAERTLFVWEEHNDFRPVDDEPRCVWIDRDDREIGQLVHLATRLIDELYHRTTGQRPPGLDARVVPSRRDALRERDAFRALALAD, encoded by the coding sequence GTGACTCCGGAACTTCAGGCTCGAATCGTCGCGGACTCCCGCGATCGGGTCGCCTGGCTTCGAGCGCGCGCCAGGGGCATCACCGCCACCGATGTCGCCGGGCTCTCCGGCGAGAAGTCGATCGCCAGGGCTGCGGACGCCAAACTGGGCGGCGGAGCCCGCTTCGGCGGCAACGCCTACACCGACCACGGTCGGCGGCGCGAGCCGGAGATCGCGGCGTGGGTGGCGGCGACCCACGGCATCCGCCCGTCGTCCGCGCTGTTCCGCGCCGAGGTCGAACAGCGCCATCTCGCCACGCCGGACGGCATCGTGCAGGATGCCGCGGGGCGCATCCTGCTGGCGGAGATCAAGACCACGAACAAGAACTGGCGCACCATCCCGCGCACCTACCTTCGTCAGGTGTGGTGGCAGCAGCATGTCCTCGGTGCCGAGCGCACGCTGTTCGTCTGGGAGGAGCACAACGACTTCCGCCCTGTGGACGATGAGCCGCGCTGCGTGTGGATCGACCGCGACGACCGCGAGATCGGCCAGCTCGTGCACCTCGCCACCCGACTGATCGACGAGCTGTACCACCGCACCACCGGGCAGCGTCCGCCCGGGCTCGACGCCCGCGTCGTGCCGAGCCGTCGGGATGCGCTTCGCGAGCGCGACGCCTTCCGAGCGCTCGCCCTCGCTGACTGA
- a CDS encoding sugar ABC transporter permease → MTALDFFQWIGSLPAVLQAVVVVIAFGVVVAAILFLVDIAPRTGKWYTVARLAMCLLIPLAVMWFFRSYYWAIGVAVVVGAIFFLLDYRSRAGKGYLIQLVAFLAPAFLLLLVGLILPSLQTFVSSFMNSSGKSFVGFDNYLWIFGQPDGVRVVINTIVWVLIVPTVSTIVGLAYAVFIDKTRGEKIYKVLVFMPMAISFVGAGIIWRFMYEYRGPQYDQIGLLNQILVWFGAEPQQFLLNAPWNTLFLIVVLIWVQTGFAMVILSASIKGVPTELLEAAELDGANAWQRFISVTVPAIRPALIVVLTTISIASLKVFDIVRTMTAGNYETSVLANEMYTQFTKFEAGRSAALAVILFILVLPIVIYNARQIQKQREIR, encoded by the coding sequence GTGACCGCGCTCGATTTCTTCCAATGGATTGGTTCGCTGCCTGCAGTGCTGCAGGCGGTGGTCGTGGTCATCGCCTTCGGTGTGGTGGTGGCCGCCATCCTCTTCCTCGTCGACATCGCTCCGCGCACCGGCAAGTGGTACACGGTGGCGCGTCTGGCGATGTGTCTTCTCATCCCGCTCGCGGTGATGTGGTTCTTCCGGTCGTACTACTGGGCCATCGGCGTCGCCGTGGTCGTCGGGGCGATCTTCTTCCTGCTCGACTACCGGTCCCGTGCCGGCAAGGGGTATCTGATCCAGCTCGTCGCCTTCCTGGCGCCGGCATTCCTCCTCCTGCTCGTCGGGCTCATCCTGCCCTCGTTGCAGACGTTCGTGTCGTCGTTCATGAACTCCTCGGGGAAGTCCTTCGTCGGGTTCGACAACTATCTGTGGATCTTCGGGCAGCCCGACGGCGTCCGTGTCGTGATCAACACGATCGTGTGGGTGCTCATCGTTCCGACGGTGTCGACGATCGTCGGACTGGCGTATGCGGTGTTCATCGACAAGACCCGCGGCGAGAAGATCTACAAGGTCCTCGTGTTCATGCCGATGGCGATCTCGTTCGTCGGAGCCGGAATCATCTGGCGGTTCATGTACGAGTACCGCGGCCCGCAGTACGACCAGATCGGTCTGCTCAACCAGATCCTCGTCTGGTTCGGCGCCGAGCCGCAGCAGTTCCTCCTCAATGCGCCGTGGAACACGCTGTTCCTCATCGTCGTGCTCATCTGGGTGCAGACCGGTTTCGCGATGGTGATCCTCTCGGCATCCATCAAGGGTGTGCCGACGGAGCTGCTCGAGGCCGCCGAGCTCGACGGCGCGAACGCCTGGCAGCGATTCATCTCGGTGACCGTTCCGGCCATCCGCCCCGCCCTCATCGTCGTGCTGACGACGATCTCGATCGCCTCGCTGAAGGTCTTCGACATCGTGCGCACGATGACGGCAGGCAACTACGAGACCAGCGTGCTCGCGAATGAGATGTACACGCAGTTCACGAAGTTCGAGGCGGGACGCAGCGCTGCGCTCGCCGTCATCCTGTTCATCCTCGTGCTGCCGATCGTCATCTACAACGCACGTCAGATTCAGAAGCAGCGGGAGATCCGATGA